A section of the Hemibagrus wyckioides isolate EC202008001 linkage group LG04, SWU_Hwy_1.0, whole genome shotgun sequence genome encodes:
- the LOC131351516 gene encoding serine/threonine-protein kinase pim-3-like encodes MELVDFLVDITSQLNELNLRLQGHGNIMCDLKAAGCSFEWRLEIFKSDITWPHIHFPTLLQQTNVNHHQHHLSFLEKLAENFREHFEGISVGRLVLLCIQSPFLVKNIEEFSKETRASSHGQAWHLCRLNSGSTYQCRWTGRSLACAAGMLALTSAGYCAYRWLKRTNDLQAAEHQAAHGSVVDDVEEVDTTEVTDPSVQLLCDEQDPQTSADALVTEVNIQLRSTSLDPQKSAVILNPANTETPAPQCPLLESIITPWVVFESLYTPGELLGEGGFGTVCAGVRNADGKQVALKYVGKTPCDRFITIPGETQSLPVEVALMKMVSKPLCCKNVLEMLQWFEMSDCFILVLERPSPCMDVQQFLEHHDGWLSEALAQKIMSQVVKAAHHCCNAGVLHRDIKAENLLINPDTLEVKLIDFGCGDLLSDTPFTEYEGTWCFSPPEWVCDGEYLGCPATMWGLGVLLFLLVCGHLPFHNEDEIVYRKMDFAPGLSEACHSLINWCLDPEPECRPTFEEILSHQWFTSGGSE; translated from the exons ATGGAGCTCGTGGACTTTTTAGTGGACATTACATCTCAGCTAAATGAACTGAATCTGAGGCTCCAGGGCCATGGCAACATAATGTGTGATCTGAAGGCAGCAGGATGCTCCTTTGAATGGCGGCTGGAGATCTTTAAGAGTGACATCACATGGCCACATATCCACTTTCCAACTCTTCTCCAGCAGACTAATGTTAATCACCATCAGCACCATCTTTCCTTTTTGGAGAAGCTAGCTGAAAATTTCAGGGAGCACTTTGAGGGCATCAGTGTAGGCAGACTAGTGCTGCTCTGCATTCAATCTCCATTCCTGGTCAAGAATATTGAGGAGTTTTCAAAAGAAACAAGAGCATCTTCCCATGGGCAAGCATGGCATCTCTGCAGACTGAACTCTGGGTCGACCTAtcagt GTAGATGGACAGGCCGGAGCCTAGCCTGCGCCGCCGGGATGCTCGCGCTCACCTCCGCGGGATACTGCGCGTATCGATGGCTGAAGAGGACCAACGATCTTCAAGCTGCTGAACATCAAGCTGCTCACG GatctgttgttgatgatgtggaggaagtCGACACCACCGAG gtCACTGATCCAAGCGTCCAGCTCCTTTGTGATGAACAGGACCCTCAGACGTCAGCTGATGCcctg GTCACTGAGGTAAATATCCAGCTCCGGAGCACCAGCCTTGACCCTCAGAagtcagctgtcattctg AACCCAGCAAATACTGAGACACCTGCTCCTCAGTGTCCTCTTCTGGAGAGCATCATTACACCATGGG TGGTGTTTGAGTCACTGTACACTCCGGGAGAGCTGCTGGGTGAAGGGGGCTTCGGGACAGTCTGTGCAGGAGTCCGAAATGCTGATGGCAAGCAG GTTGCACTCAAATATGTGGGGAAAACTCCATGCGATAGATTCATCACCATT CCTGGAGAGACACAGAGCCTTCCTGTAGAGGTGGCACTGATGAAAATGGTTTCCAAACCACTTTGTTGTAAGAACGTGCTGGAGATGCTCCAGTGGTTTGAGATGTCCGATTGCTTCATCTTGGTCCTGGAGCGACCCAGCCCCTGCATGGACGTCCAGCAGTTCCTTGAACATCATGACGGCTGGCTGTCAGAAGCACTGGCTCAAAAAATCATGAGCCAGGTGGTTAAAGCTGCTCACCACTGCTGTAACGCAGGGGTTCTTCATCGTGACATCAAGGCGGAGAACCTTCTCATCAACCCAGACACACTGGAAGTTAAGCTCATTGACTTCGGCTGTGGAGATTTGCTCTCTGACACACCCTTTACAGAATATGAAG GCACTTGGTGTTTCTCTCCacctgagtgggtgtgtgatggagagtatTTGGGTTGTCCTGCCACCATGTGGGGTCTGGGAGttctcctgttcctccttgTCTGTGGACACTTGCCCTTCCATAATGAGGATGAGATCGTCTACAGAAAGATGGACTTTGCTCCCGGCCTGTCTGAAG cttGCCACAGTCTGATCAATTGGTGTCTGGACCCGGAACCTGAATGTCGGCCCACGTTTGAAGAAATCCTCAGCCATCAGTGGTTTACATCTGGTGGATCTGAGTGA
- the LOC131351517 gene encoding restin homolog, with the protein MFGSFRTQGEKHPRRPLQCAVGVAATATGPHRYIKNKRKVGKKVTETRDSVQDQTMRPVLDQTPVQCFTAPELEDRVRELERLLCKANRECKQRRQSNNILQAENNQMKKIFQQKEMFLKESLSDAQLKHQKALESISQLEEEKSELTKSVKKLRSTVQELGEELCHSHLQSDELQIEYEQQQEAHSALLLENEEMKKELKHKEEVLKVSLADAELKHQKALESIRQLEEEKSELTKRVNTLRSTVQELGEELCHSHLESDELQIEFEQMQEAHSALLLEFEDMKKELKVSLADAELKHQKALESISQLEDEKSELKNLVKKLRSTVQELGEELCHSHLQSDELQIEYEQNQEAHSALLLEYEDMKKELKVSLADAELKHQKALESISQLEDEKSELKNLVKKLRSTVQELGEELYYSHLQSDEFEEQQSEVGAGLRTVLVSTGSVCVNKVQRVRPSHRKVHMLTEFWDHCFEMRMVEISGDNKQTVGFSAGPDMGRVLDQTPVQCCGAPELEDRVRELERLLCKANRECKQRRQFNNILQAENNQMKKIFQQKEMFLKESLSDAQLKHQKALESISQLEEEKSELTKLVNTLFSRGQELGEELCHLSHLEIDELQIEYEQKQEAHSAQMLENELMKKNLIHEVLKVSLADAELKHQKALESIRQLEEEKSELTKRVNTLRSTVQELGEELCHSHLQSDELQIEFEQKQEAHSALLLEYEEMKKELMHKEEVLKLPLADDELKHQKALESISQLEEEKSELTNLVKKLRFVVQELGEELCNCHLQFDELQIEYEQKQEAHSALLLENEEMKKELKHKEEVLKVSLADAELKHQKALESISQLEDEKSELTNLVNTLRSTVQELGEELCHSHRQSDELQIECERQQLAHTDLLLECKQTK; encoded by the exons atgttTGGTTCATTTCGCACGCAAGGAGAGAAACATCCGCGGCGCCCCCTGCAGTGTGCGGTTGGTGTTGCAGCCACGGCCACTGGCCCTCATcgttacattaaaaacaaacgtAAGGTTGGGAAGAAGGTAACTGAGACCCGAG ATTCAGTGCAGGACCAGACAATGAGACCCGTTCTGGACCAAACTCCTGTTCAATGCTTCACAGCTCCTGAG CTggaagacagagtgagagagctggagagactGCTCTGTAAGGCTAACAGAGAATGTAAGCAACGGAGGCAGTCTAACAACATCCTGCAAGCAGAGAACAACCAGATGAAGAAGATTTTCCAACAAAAGGAGATGTTTCTGAAG GAGTCTCTTTCTGATGCCCAGCTAAAACACCAGAAGGCTCTGGAGtccatcagtcagctggaggaaGAGAAGTCAGAGCTGACAAAATCGGTGAAAAAACTCCGTTCCACAGTGCAGGAGCTGGGAGAAGAGCTCTGTCACTCTCACCTTCAGAGTGATGAGCTACAGATT gaATATGAGCAACAGCAGGAGGCTCACAGTGCCctgctgctggaaaatgaagagatgaagaaggAGCTGAAACACAAAGAGGAAGTGCTGAAG GTATCTCTGGCTGATGCCGAGTTGAAGCACCAGAAGGCTCTGGAGTCCATCCGTCAGCTGGAGGAAGAGAAGTCAGAGCTGACGAAACGGGTGAACACACTGCGGTCCACAGTGCAGGAGCTGGGAGAAGAGCTCTGTCACTCTCACCTTGAGAGTGATGAGCTACAAATT gagTTTGAGCAAATGCAGGAGGCTCACAGTGCCCTGCTGTTGGAATTTGAAGATATGAAGAAGGAACTGAAG GTGTCTCTGGCTGATGCTGAGCTGAAGCACCAGAAGGCTCTGGAGtccatcagtcagctggaggatgAGAAGTCAGAGCTGAAGAACCTGGTGAAAAAACTGCGGTCCACAGTGCAGGAGCTGGGAGAAGAGCTCTGTCACTCTCACCTTCAGAGTGATGAGCTACAAATT gaGTATGAGCAAAATCAGGAGGCTCACAGTGCCTTGTTGTTGGAATATGAAGACATGAAGAAGGAGCTGAAG GTGTCTCTGGCTGATGCCGAGCTGAAGCACCAGAAGGCTCTGGAGtccatcagtcagctggaggatgAGAAGTCAGAGCTGAAGAACCTGGTGAAAAAACTGCGGTCCACAGTGCAGGAGCTGGGAGAAGAGCTGTATTACTCTCACCTTCAGAGTGATGAGTTTGAGGAACAGCAGT ccgaggtgggggcggggctccgcacggtACTAGTATCAACCGgcagtgtttgtgtaaacaaggtCCAGCGTGTTCGTCCTTCTCATCgtaaagtccacatgctgacgGAATTTTGGGACCACTGTTTTGAGATGCGCATggttgaaatctccggcgataataaacagaccgtcgg ATTCAGTGCAGGACCAGACATGGGACGTGTTCTTGACCAAACTCCTGTTCAATGCTGCGGAGCTCCTGAG CTggaagacagagtgagagagctggagagactGCTCTGTAAGGCTAACAGAGAATGTAAGCAACGGAGGCAGTTTAACAACATCCTGCAAGCAGAGAACAACCAGATGAAGAAGATTTTCCAACAGAAGGAGATGTTTCTGAAG GAGTCTCTTTCTGATGCCCAGCTAAAACACCAGAAGGCTCTGGAGtccatcagtcagctggaggaaGAGAAGTCAGAGCTGACAAAACTGGTGAACACACTGTTTTCCAGAGGGCAGGAGCTGGGAGAAGAGCTCTGTCATCTGTCTCACCTTGAGATTGATGAGCTACAGATC gagTATGAGCAAAAGCAGGAGGCTCACAGTGCCCAGATGTTGGAAAATGAATTGATGAAGAAAAATTTGATACACGAAGTGCTGAAG GTGTCTCTGGCTGATGCCGAGTTGAAGCACCAGAAGGCTCTGGAGTCCATCCGTCAGCTGGAGGAAGAGAAGTCAGAGCTGACAAAACGGGTGAACACACTGCGGTCCACAGTGCAGGAGCTGGGAGAAGAGCTCTGTCACTCTCACCTTCAGAGTGATGAGCTACAAATC gaGTTTGAGCAAAAGCAAGAGGCCCACAGTGCCCTGCTGTTGGAatatgaagagatgaagaaggAGTTGATGCACAAAGAGGAAGTGCTGAAG TTGCCTTTGGCTGATGACGAGTTGAAGCACCAGAAGGCTCTGGAGtccatcagtcagctggaggaaGAGAAGTCAGAGCTGACGAACCTGGTGAAAAAACTGCGTTTCGTAGTGCAGGAGCTGGGAGAAGAGCTCTGTAACTGTCATCTTCAGTTTGATGAGCTACAGATC GAATATGAGCAAAAGCAGGAGGCTCACAGTGCCctgctgctggaaaatgaagagatgaagaaggAGCTGAAACACAAAGAGGAAGTGCTGAAG GTATCTCTGGCTGATGCTGAGCTGAAGCACCAGAAGGCTCTGGAGtccatcagtcagctggaggatgAGAAGTCAGAGCTGACAAACCTGGTGAACACACTGCGTTCCACAGTGCAGGAGCTGGGAGAAGAGCTCTGTCACTCTCACCGTCAGAGTGATGAGCTACAAATT GAGTGTGAGCGACAGCAACTTGCTCACACCGACCTCCTGTTAGAGTGTAAGCAGACCAAATGA